The genomic window AATTTCCGTAGCAAGTATCATCAGTAGCTGATCTAAAAGGGTAACAAACTGGCCATCTACCAATAAACCTGGCTTTCAGCTACCGCCTATACTCATGTCTCCACTCAACGCTTGCCGAAAGGCTTCAAAGCAATCTGAATCTATTCAGGATCACGTACAAATCAATGCGCTGTATTGTGTTCAACGCTTAGCATATTACAAGTCTGTTCTCAAAATTGTTGCAAAACTGTAATAATTTGTTATATTAATTTACATAGATGAATCAATGCCTTGTGCAAAGGAGCAAAGAGTATGACTAGAGGTGTTGTTACCGAAGAGGGCGGTCGCCAAAACATTTATGCCATTGAGCCTACTGTTTATGTGGCGCAGGACTCTGGTATGGGTTTCACTAAGCGTGCTGAGACTCTAAATGGTCGTTTGGCTATGATTGGCTTTGTGTCTGCCATACTGCTGGAAGTGATTACTGGCCATGGTGTCCTGGGGTTTTTGGCAAACCTGTCTAACGTTCAATAAGTAAATGGTTTGATTGATCCTCCTTGCCTGTCATCACACCAACCAACTTGTTTCGCTTCTAAGGAGATAGTTATGAATACTGATTTTGATTTCAAGGATCCTACACTGTTCGGGCCAGTTGTTTTTCGCCCTAGCTTTAACAACTTTGAGACTATTAATGCTACTCAGGCATGGTCACTATTTTTTACGGCTAGTCAAGAAGACAAGATTTTGGGATTCAGCCCTGAGATTGGTCGCTTTTTCACCAATGCCCTGATTGCGATCGCCGGAGCAGGCATCCTCTGGTCATTGATCTTCAAGCCCCTCTACTAGAAATTAGTGGTTCAGCTAGATTTGAGTGTTCGAGATAAGGCTACTGGGTAACCGGGTGTGACTATGTTACGCCCGGTTTTTTTCAGCCATGATTTTTTCCACCACATCCGCCACGATTTTGTCAGGGGTTGAGGCACCCGAGGTAATACCTACAGTAATTGGGCCTGCTGGCAACCAAGCTGGGGTGATCTCTAAGTCTCTGCCAAGGGGTTTGTGTTGAATGCGATTGCCTTCTAAAATGCGATCGGCACTATCAATGTGATAGGACGGAATTCCCCGCTCGATGGCAATTTCCTGCAAGTGGGTGGTGTTTGACGAGTTAAATCCACCGATCACTACCATCACGTCTAATGGCTCGTCTACTAGCTGCGTCATGGCATCTTGCCGCTCTTGGGTGGCATCACAAATCGTGTTGAAGCTGAGGAAATGCTGATTCAATACATCAGGGCCGTACTTACGCATCATGGTGTGCTCGAACAGCTTGCCAATCTGCTCTGTTTCACTTTTGAGCATGGTAGTCTGGTTGGCAATACCAACTCTCTCTAGGTCGCGATCGGGGTCAAATCCAGCAGAACAAGCGCGTTGGAACTTGGCCATGAATTCGGCTTTGTTACCCCCGTGCAGAATGTAGTCGCAGACGTACTGGGCCTGTTGCAGGTTAAGCACGATCAAGTACTTGTCAGCAAAGGAACTAGTGGCAATGGTTTCCTCATGGTTATATTTACCGTGAATGATAGAGGTGTAGTTTACTTTTTTGTGTTTTTCGACAGTATTCCAAACTTTGGCAACCCAAGGACAGGTGGTGTCAACGATCGTGCAGCCTCGGTCTCTAAGCAGTTGCATCTCTTGCACACTAGCCCCAAAGGCAGGCAAAATCACAACATCACCTGCCGCAATTTTAGAAAAGTCCTTTACACCATTCTCAACTTCAATAAACTGGACTTGCATGTCCTGCAACTTTTGGTTCACCAGTGGGTTATGGATGATCTCGTTGGTGATCCAAATGCGATCGTTGGGGAAATGGGTGCGGGTTTCGTAGGCCATGGCAACAGCACGCTCCACTCCCCAGCAAAAGCCAAAGGCTTCCGCTAGGCGAATAGTGACATTACCTTGGGTGAGAGTGTAACCATTGTCTCGAATTTGCTGCACTAGGCTACTCTGGTAC from Cyanobacteriota bacterium includes these protein-coding regions:
- a CDS encoding 4-hydroxy-3-methylbut-2-enyl diphosphate reductase — its product is MDTKAFKRSLQQSENYHRKGFGHGAEVTGVMQTEYQSSLVQQIRDNGYTLTQGNVTIRLAEAFGFCWGVERAVAMAYETRTHFPNDRIWITNEIIHNPLVNQKLQDMQVQFIEVENGVKDFSKIAAGDVVILPAFGASVQEMQLLRDRGCTIVDTTCPWVAKVWNTVEKHKKVNYTSIIHGKYNHEETIATSSFADKYLIVLNLQQAQYVCDYILHGGNKAEFMAKFQRACSAGFDPDRDLERVGIANQTTMLKSETEQIGKLFEHTMMRKYGPDVLNQHFLSFNTICDATQERQDAMTQLVDEPLDVMVVIGGFNSSNTTHLQEIAIERGIPSYHIDSADRILEGNRIQHKPLGRDLEITPAWLPAGPITVGITSGASTPDKIVADVVEKIMAEKNRA
- a CDS encoding chlorophyll a/b-binding protein — encoded protein: MTRGVVTEEGGRQNIYAIEPTVYVAQDSGMGFTKRAETLNGRLAMIGFVSAILLEVITGHGVLGFLANLSNVQ